In Diaphorobacter ruginosibacter, the genomic stretch CAGCTTGACATTCAAGCCCGGCTCGGTAATCACTTCCTTGATCTGACCCAGCGCATAGACTACGCCGAACTGGCGTTGATCCACCACGAACAGCATCGAGCTGCCCAGCGCCAGCGCAATCAGCAATGACGTAATCCAAAATCCAATCTTGCTCACGTCTGTCTCCTAGCGCGCGTCACGGTCACGCGAGCGATTCGGGTCGCGATTGCGTGCATCCATAGAGGGTACGGCGGCTGCAGTCGCCGCGGGTGGCGTCGCTGCCGGTGCAGCATCCGCTGCCGAGGCTGCGGCCGTGTTGGAGGCCTGCGAAACCGATTGCATGATCTTGTCCAGCGGCAGGTACAGCAGGTTCGATCCCTTGCTGGAATCGACCACCACCTTGGTGACGTTGGAGTAGATCTGCTGCATCGAGTCGGTGTACATGCGGTCACGCGTGACCTGCGGGGCCTTCTGGTACTCGGTCAGCACGGAGCTGAAGCGTCCCGCATCACCCTGTGCCGTGGCCACGATCTTGGCGTTGTATGCCTCGGCCTCTTCCTTCAGGCGCGAAGCGGAGCCCGCGGCACGCGGCACCACGTCGTTGGCATAGGCCTGCGCCAGGTTCTGCAGGCGCACGCGCTCCTGACCTGCCTTGAGCACGTCGTCGAATGCGGCCTGCACCTGTTCGGGCGGACGCACACCGCCTTGCTGCAGGTTGATGCCGACGATTTCCGCGCCGATCTTGTAGCGGTCGAGGATGCTCTGCATCAGCTCACGCACGCGGGGCGCGATCTGATCGCGTTCGTCCGCAAGCGCCGAGTCCATCTTCATCTTGCCGACGACCTCGCGCACGGCCGTCTCTGCCACCTGCACGATGGTGCCTTCGGGATCACGGCTCTCGAACAGCCAGGCGCGCGCATCGCTCAGGCGATACTGCACCGCGAACTTGATCTCGACGATGTTCTCATCCTCGGTCAGCATGGCCGATTCGCGCAGGCCGGTGCTCTTGATGATGCTGTCGCGGCCCACGTCGGTGGAGCGAATGCGCGTCACATAGACCAGCTCATGCTTCTGGATGGGGTAAGGCAGGCGCCAGTTCAGGCCGGCACCAACGGTCGACTTGTACTTGCCGAACTGCGTGATGACGGCCTGCTGGCCTTCCTGCACGATGAACACGCCGGTGCCCAGCCAGATCACGGCCGCCACGGCCGCAATCACGCCGATGCCAACACCCGCATTCTTCATGCCGGGCTGGAAGCCGCCGTTGTTGTTGCCGTTGTTCGGTCCCTTGCCATTGCCGCCGCCGAACAGGCCGGCGAGCTTGCGGTTGAGGTCACGGAACATTTCGTCCAGGTCCGGCGGCTGGCCGGAATTACCCTGACCACCCCGTTGACGCCCATCGGGCTGCTGGCCATTTTGAGGTGGGCGCGGCTGCTGATTGTCCGAAGGCTGCTGCGAGCCGCCATCGGACTTGTCATCGCCACGACCCCAACGAGGGTCATTCAGATTGAACATCCCGCGTATGCGCTGGGGCAGGCTGGCCCAGCGAAATGCGAAGTTGTCAGGATTCATGTTCACCAGTCTCTTGTTCTCTTAGACGCTTGATGGGTAAGTATTGTGCCAATCAATGTTCATCAGGCTGAAATTCAGCAGCAGGCTCAGGGGACATCGTGTGTTTACCCAACGCCAGCGCACTGCTCACCAGCTCGTCGCGAAGTACCTGCAGGCCTGCGCCATCACGAGCACTCACAAATACGCGCGGCAGCCTGCGGCCATCGATCTCGTACTCGTCGCGCATCCGCACGGGCATCTGCTCCGGCGCGATCGCGTCCAGCTTGTTGAACACCAGCACCTGCGGGATCTCGTCCGCGCCGATTTCCGCCAGCACACGCTGCACCTGGTCGATCTGCTCAGGGAAGTTCGGATTCGAGGCGTCCACCACATGCAGCAACAGGTCGGCCTCGACCGCCTCCTGCAGCGTGGCCTGGAATGCGTCGACCAGGCCGTGCGGCAGGTCGCGGATGAATCCCACGGTATCCGAGAGGGAAATGGAGCCCACCTCCTCTCCCAGGTACATCTGGCGCGTGGTGGTATCGAGCGTCGCGAACAGTTGATCGGCCGCATAGGCACGGGCCTTCACCAGCGCATTGAACAGCGTGGATTTGCCGGCATTGGTATAGCCCACCAGCGAGACACTGAACACTTCGCGGCGCTCGCGCTGGCGACGCTGCGTGTTGCGTTGCTTCTTGACCTTGACCAAGCGCTCCTTGGTGCGCTTGATCGCGTCATTGATCATTCGGCGGTCGAGCTCGATCTGCGTCTCGCCCGGGCCGCCGCGCGCACCGATACCGCCGCGCTGGCGCTCAAGGTGAGACCAGCGACGGACAAGGCGGGTACTGAGGTATTGCAGGCGCGCCAGCTCGATCTGCAACTTGCCTTCATGGCTGCGTGCACGCTGGGCGAAGATTTCAAGGATCAACAGAGTCCGGTCGTTCACCGGGAGCTCCAGCGCACGCTCGAGGTTTCGCTGCTGGGCAGGACTCAGGGCTTGATCGAAGAGAATCTCTCTGGCGCCGTAGGTCTGCGCCAGGAGACGGATTTCCTCCGCCTTGCCGGATCCCACGAACAGCGCGGCATCGGGAGCCTTGCGCTTGCAGGTCAGGCGGGCGACGGGCCGGAGGCCCGCGGTTTCGGCCAGCAGACCGAGTTCTTCAAGCTCCCCATCGAAATGGGGAGCTCCAAAATCGACCCCGACAAGAATGACCGGGGCATTACCTTGTGCAGGGACTGGTGCTTCAACGCTCAAAGTCTAGAGCCTTCAAATAAAAAACTCTCGACCTGACGGCCGAAGAGTGACCGCCATGCAAATGGCGATATTACTGATTGTTGTCAGCTTCTGCGTTTTCCGCCGTGGTGAAGTTCACAGCGCGTCCGGGGACGATGGTGGAGATGGCGTGCTTGTAGACCATCTGGGTCACCGTGTTGCGCAGCAGCACAACGTATTGGTCGAACGATTCGATTTGCCCTTGCAGCTTGATACCGTTGACCAGATAGATCGAAACGGGCACGTGCTCGCGGCGCAGTGCGTTCAGGAAGGGATCTTGTAGAAGTTGGCCTTTATTGCTCACGATATTCTCCGTGTTCTCAGAGCGTTGTTGTAAACCGACACCTTACCACAGCGGCCCAGCCTTACACCATGCAAGGGCTTGAATCGCTGTTGTTTTAGTGCTAGCGCCTAACCGATTATTTATCGGCGTAAGGATTATGTGAGGTCTTCATTTCAATTCGCAAGGGCGTGCCCACAAGATTGAATTCCTTGCGGAAGCGCGCTTCCAGGAATCGCTTGTAGGCGTCCGTCACGTGCTCGAGCGAATTGCCATGGATGACGATGACCGGTGGGTTCATGCCGCCCTGGTGCGCATAGCGCAGCTTGGGACGGTACATGCCGGATTTCTTGGGCGTCTGGAACTGCACTGCCTCCAGCAGCAGGCGCGTGAGCACCGGCGTGGGCATCTTGCATGTCGCCGCCTTGTAGGCCTGCAGGATGGACGTCCACAGCGGACCGATACCCTGGCGCTTGCGGGCCGAGATGTAGTGCATGGGCGCGAACTTCAGGAACGACAGGCGCGTCTCGATCGAGCGCTCCAGCATCTGCCGCTGATAGTCATCCACGGCGTCCCACTTGTTGACGGCCAGCACCACGGCGCGGCCACTCTCCAGAATGTAGCCGGCGATGTGTGCATCCTGATCGGTCACGCCTTGCGTGGCATCGAGCAGCAGCAGCACGACGTGCGCGTTCTCGACCGCCTGCAGCGTCTTGACCACGGAAAACTTTTCGATGGCCTCGAACACCTTGCCCTTGCGGCGCAGGCCGGCGGTGTCGATGAGCTCGAAGCGCTGGCCGAGACGCTCGAAGGGAACCGAGATCGCGTCGCGCGTCGTTCCGGGCATGTCGAATGCGACGAGACGCTCTTCGCCCAGCCAGGTATTGATCAGGGTGGACTTGCCGACGTTCGGGCGACCGGCAACCGCCAGGCGAATCACACCGGACTCGCGGTCCTCCTCCTCATCGTCCGGGTCGGGCAGATTCAGCTGACCGAGCGCCAACTCGACCAGCGGGCGGACGCCCTGGCCGTGCGCAGCGGAGATGGGGTAGACCTCGCCCAGGCCGAGTTCATAGAACTCGGACATGTGCATGCTGTCCTTCATGCCTTCCGCCTTGTTGCCCACCAAGAGGGCGGGCTTGCCAAGGCGGCGCAGGTACTTGGCGATCTCGTGATCCTGCGCCGAGAGACCGGCGCGCACGTCCACCACAAAAATGACCACGTCGGCCTCGGCAACCGCTTGCTGCGTCTGCTTGGCCATCTCGCGGAAGATGCCGGAGGATGCATCCGGCTCGAAGCCGCCAGTGTCGATCACGATGTATTCGTGCTTGCCCTGGCGCCCATTTCCGTAATGCCGGTCGCGTGTCAATCCCGCGAAGTCGGCGACGATGGCGTCACGCGATTTCGTCAATCGATTGAACAAGGTGGACTTGCCCACATTGGGGCGCCCAACCAAAGCAATAACGGGCTTCATGTTGTTTTTCTAGGTTATTCCGGCCTGAAGCCGTAGATTCCACCGTCGCGGGTCACCACGACGAGCGTGCCAGCAACGGCCACGGGGGCTGCTGCGACACCAGATTTGTCCGTAGTCAGACGATTGAGCGGCGAGGCATCCTCGCGCGACAGCATGTGCACGGTGCCGGTCGAATCACCGATCACCACCGAGCGGCCCAGCACCAGCGGAGCGGTCAGCTCGCGATACTGCAGGCGGCTGCTGCTCCACACCTTGGAGCCGTCGCTGCGCTTCCACGCCAGGACGGTTCCGTTGCTTTCGACACCGTAGATGTTCTTGTCGTCACCGTCGATGCCTTCGTTGCCCTTGGCAGTCTGGGTCCAGACCACGCTGCCCCGGCTGGCATCGATGCAGCCGACCGATGTCTGGAAAGCCCGGGCGCACAGATTGTCGCCGATGCGGCTCGTGCGGCCGACGATCTCGACCAGTCGCTCCACATCGTTGGTGCCGCGGGGGCTGGCGAGCGGCGCTTCCCACTGGATCGATCCATTGTCGGGGTTGAAGCCCACCAGGCGACCGGCAAGGCCCGTCACCAGCGTATTGCCGATCGGCAGCAGCACGCCCTGCTGGCGCAGGATGAGCGGCTCGCCCGGACGCTGTTGCGTCCACAGACGCTGGCCGGAGGCTGCGTCATAGGCATAGACCGAGCGGTCGGCCGCCAGCACGAACACGCGGTTGCCTGCCACCAGCGGTGCGGTGAACACCTGGATCGGCAGGCTCTTGCGCCAGATCTCGCGGCCGCCCTCGATGGCGATCAGCTGGTTGTTGCGGCTGACCACCGCGCTCCAGCGGCCATCCGTGCCCACGCCCGCCGACAGCGGAGTGCCGACGTTCAGGCGCCAGACGTCGGCGCCGGTGCGCGCGTCGAGAGCCGCCACTTCGCCGGTATCGGATGCCAGCAGGACGTTGTTGCCGCTCACGCGGGCATCCAGGACCAGGTTCTCGATCTTTCCAATCTTGGCACGCCAGGCCTGTGTCACCGGGATCACCGGCACATTGGGGCCCAGCTCAGCCGGCTTGGGAGCCTTGTTGCCGAAGAACGAGCAACCGCTCAGGGCCAGCACGGAGCACAGCAGGGCACTGCCGACGAGTGCGGTGCGCGATGGAATGGACGACGACAGCTTCTTCAGTTTCACTGGGCACTCCCTGTGGTTTTGGCCGACGCCACCTGCACCGACGAACCGATCGCGTTGAGCTTGGCCTCGATGACGCGGCGGTAGCTGTTGCGCGGGTCGATCGCTGCATGGGCCTTCTGGTATTCGGGGATGGCGGCCTTGGTGTCGCCCTGCAGCACCAGCACATCGGCCTTGCGGTCTGCGAATGCGGCGGCAAATTCGGGTGGCACGCTGCCTTCAAGCTGCTTGAGCGCTTCGGGGTAGGCCTTCTGCTCCATCAGCACGGCCGCGAGGCGCAGGCGTGCGACAGCCTTCTGCCCGTCGTACTTGCCATCCTTGGCCAGCCATTCGAGCGTGGTCTTGGCGCCATCGAGATTCTTGGCGTCCATCATCACCTTGGCTGCCGTCAGGGCGGCCTGGCCGGCCTGGGCGGTCGACGGGTAGCGCGACTTCATGTCGTCGAACGCGTGCTGGATGCGCTGCGGATCATTGGCAATGGCCGCCGCATCCACCTCGTCGAGCAGGCCCGACGCCTGAGCGGCCTGGCGGTTCTGCCAGTAGTTGTAGCCGTTGTAAGCAGCAAAACCGCCGCAGACCACCACCACCGCGGCAGTGATCAGCGTGCCCCAGGTCTTCCAGAAATGCTTGATCTGGTCGATCTGTTCTTGTTCTTCGAGGTCAAAGTGATTGGCCATGATGATGTGTTCCGCTGCTTGTTGTGCTTAACCAGAAATCTTGAGAGTACCCGCCCAGGTGCCGATGGCATCGAGCGACTGTTCGGACTGCCGCCCTTCGCCGTCGCGCATCGACTTCACGGTGACCGCGCCACGCGCCAGTTCATCCGCGCCGAAGACCAGTGCAAAGCGTGCGCCGCTGGCATCCGCCTTCTTGAATTGCGACTTCATGCTGCCCATGCCCTCGCCCGAGGAAGTATGCATCTGCACGCTCACTCCCGCTGCACGCAGCTTCTGGAGTGCTGCGATCACCTGGGGCAGGCTGCCCGCATCGGGCACGATGGCATAGACGTCCGGCACCAGTGCCGGAACCTGGCTGCCCTGCTCCTTGAGCAGCTCCAGCACACGCTCGGCGCCCAGAGCCCAGCCAACGGCCGGCGCAGGCTTGCCGCCGACTTCCTCGATCAGGTAGTCGTAGCGACCGCCGCCGCAGATCGTTCCCTGCGAGCCCAGCTGGGTGGTCACGAACTCGAACACGGTGAGGTTGTAGTAGTCCATGCCGCGAACGAGACGCGGATTCATGGTCCACTTCACGCCGTTGGCGTCGAGGATCGCCTTCACGGTATCGAAATGCTTGAGCGAGGCCTCACCCAGGAAATCGAACAGGCGCGGGGCCGCGTTCACCAGATCCTGCATGGCAGGATTCTTGGTGTCCAGGATGCGCAGCGGGTTGCTGTAGAGGCGGCGACGCGCATCTTCGTCGAGGGCATCGACGTTCTGCTCGAGGTAGGCAATCAGCGCGGAACGATGCGCCTTGCGCTCTTCCGGCTGGCCCAGGCTGTTGAGCTGCAGCTCGACGTTCTGCAGGCCGATCTCTTCCCACAGGCTGTTGGCCAGCAGGATCAGCTCGGCATCCACCTCCGCCCCGGGGAAGCCCAGAGCTTCCGCGCCGACCTGGTGGAACTGGCGATAGCGGCCACGCTGCGGCTTCTCGTGACGGAACATCGGGCCCATGTAATACAGGCGCTTGCCGCCCTCGTACAGCATGGTGTGCTCGACCACCGCACGCACGACACCGGCAGTGGCCTCGGGACGCAGCGTGAGATGTTCTCCATTGAGCTTGTCCTCAAACGAGTACATCTCCTTCTCGACGATATCGGTCACCTCGCCGAGGCCCCGCACGAACAGGGCCGTCGGCTCGACGATGGGCGTGCGCATGTTGCGGTAGGCAAAGCGCTCCATCAGGTTGCGAACCTTCTCTTCCAGCCACTCCCACCTGGCGGATTCTGGCGGGAGGATGTCGTTCATCCCCTTG encodes the following:
- the hflX gene encoding GTPase HflX, whose amino-acid sequence is MSVEAPVPAQGNAPVILVGVDFGAPHFDGELEELGLLAETAGLRPVARLTCKRKAPDAALFVGSGKAEEIRLLAQTYGAREILFDQALSPAQQRNLERALELPVNDRTLLILEIFAQRARSHEGKLQIELARLQYLSTRLVRRWSHLERQRGGIGARGGPGETQIELDRRMINDAIKRTKERLVKVKKQRNTQRRQRERREVFSVSLVGYTNAGKSTLFNALVKARAYAADQLFATLDTTTRQMYLGEEVGSISLSDTVGFIRDLPHGLVDAFQATLQEAVEADLLLHVVDASNPNFPEQIDQVQRVLAEIGADEIPQVLVFNKLDAIAPEQMPVRMRDEYEIDGRRLPRVFVSARDGAGLQVLRDELVSSALALGKHTMSPEPAAEFQPDEH
- the der gene encoding ribosome biogenesis GTPase Der translates to MKPVIALVGRPNVGKSTLFNRLTKSRDAIVADFAGLTRDRHYGNGRQGKHEYIVIDTGGFEPDASSGIFREMAKQTQQAVAEADVVIFVVDVRAGLSAQDHEIAKYLRRLGKPALLVGNKAEGMKDSMHMSEFYELGLGEVYPISAAHGQGVRPLVELALGQLNLPDPDDEEEDRESGVIRLAVAGRPNVGKSTLINTWLGEERLVAFDMPGTTRDAISVPFERLGQRFELIDTAGLRRKGKVFEAIEKFSVVKTLQAVENAHVVLLLLDATQGVTDQDAHIAGYILESGRAVVLAVNKWDAVDDYQRQMLERSIETRLSFLKFAPMHYISARKRQGIGPLWTSILQAYKAATCKMPTPVLTRLLLEAVQFQTPKKSGMYRPKLRYAHQGGMNPPVIVIHGNSLEHVTDAYKRFLEARFRKEFNLVGTPLRIEMKTSHNPYADK
- the bamB gene encoding outer membrane protein assembly factor BamB translates to MKKLSSSIPSRTALVGSALLCSVLALSGCSFFGNKAPKPAELGPNVPVIPVTQAWRAKIGKIENLVLDARVSGNNVLLASDTGEVAALDARTGADVWRLNVGTPLSAGVGTDGRWSAVVSRNNQLIAIEGGREIWRKSLPIQVFTAPLVAGNRVFVLAADRSVYAYDAASGQRLWTQQRPGEPLILRQQGVLLPIGNTLVTGLAGRLVGFNPDNGSIQWEAPLASPRGTNDVERLVEIVGRTSRIGDNLCARAFQTSVGCIDASRGSVVWTQTAKGNEGIDGDDKNIYGVESNGTVLAWKRSDGSKVWSSSRLQYRELTAPLVLGRSVVIGDSTGTVHMLSREDASPLNRLTTDKSGVAAAPVAVAGTLVVVTRDGGIYGFRPE
- the hisS gene encoding histidine--tRNA ligase translates to MNDILPPESARWEWLEEKVRNLMERFAYRNMRTPIVEPTALFVRGLGEVTDIVEKEMYSFEDKLNGEHLTLRPEATAGVVRAVVEHTMLYEGGKRLYYMGPMFRHEKPQRGRYRQFHQVGAEALGFPGAEVDAELILLANSLWEEIGLQNVELQLNSLGQPEERKAHRSALIAYLEQNVDALDEDARRRLYSNPLRILDTKNPAMQDLVNAAPRLFDFLGEASLKHFDTVKAILDANGVKWTMNPRLVRGMDYYNLTVFEFVTTQLGSQGTICGGGRYDYLIEEVGGKPAPAVGWALGAERVLELLKEQGSQVPALVPDVYAIVPDAGSLPQVIAALQKLRAAGVSVQMHTSSGEGMGSMKSQFKKADASGARFALVFGADELARGAVTVKSMRDGEGRQSEQSLDAIGTWAGTLKISG
- the hfq gene encoding RNA chaperone Hfq: MSNKGQLLQDPFLNALRREHVPVSIYLVNGIKLQGQIESFDQYVVLLRNTVTQMVYKHAISTIVPGRAVNFTTAENAEADNNQ
- a CDS encoding YfgM family protein, which produces MANHFDLEEQEQIDQIKHFWKTWGTLITAAVVVVCGGFAAYNGYNYWQNRQAAQASGLLDEVDAAAIANDPQRIQHAFDDMKSRYPSTAQAGQAALTAAKVMMDAKNLDGAKTTLEWLAKDGKYDGQKAVARLRLAAVLMEQKAYPEALKQLEGSVPPEFAAAFADRKADVLVLQGDTKAAIPEYQKAHAAIDPRNSYRRVIEAKLNAIGSSVQVASAKTTGSAQ
- the hflK gene encoding FtsH protease activity modulator HflK, which gives rise to MNPDNFAFRWASLPQRIRGMFNLNDPRWGRGDDKSDGGSQQPSDNQQPRPPQNGQQPDGRQRGGQGNSGQPPDLDEMFRDLNRKLAGLFGGGNGKGPNNGNNNGGFQPGMKNAGVGIGVIAAVAAVIWLGTGVFIVQEGQQAVITQFGKYKSTVGAGLNWRLPYPIQKHELVYVTRIRSTDVGRDSIIKSTGLRESAMLTEDENIVEIKFAVQYRLSDARAWLFESRDPEGTIVQVAETAVREVVGKMKMDSALADERDQIAPRVRELMQSILDRYKIGAEIVGINLQQGGVRPPEQVQAAFDDVLKAGQERVRLQNLAQAYANDVVPRAAGSASRLKEEAEAYNAKIVATAQGDAGRFSSVLTEYQKAPQVTRDRMYTDSMQQIYSNVTKVVVDSSKGSNLLYLPLDKIMQSVSQASNTAAASAADAAPAATPPAATAAAVPSMDARNRDPNRSRDRDAR